From one Anaeromyxobacter diazotrophicus genomic stretch:
- the can gene encoding carbonate dehydratase, with the protein MKALQSCFEANRAWSARMRERDPGFFERLVHAQRPELLWIGCSDSRLPPDQVVGRLPGEIFVHRNVGNVVVHTDLNCLSVLQYGIEVLGVKHVIVCGHYGCGGVAAAMSPDPRGLIDNWLRHVRDVYMAHRDELERLDDPVARQDRLCELNVAAQVANVCHTTIVQDAWRRGQPLAVHGWIYTLADGLLHDLDLVVQSAEQVPAAYRMR; encoded by the coding sequence ATGAAGGCTCTCCAGTCCTGCTTCGAGGCGAATCGCGCCTGGTCCGCTCGCATGCGCGAGCGCGACCCAGGCTTCTTCGAGCGGCTCGTGCACGCCCAGCGGCCCGAGCTGCTCTGGATCGGCTGCTCCGACAGCCGGCTCCCGCCGGATCAGGTGGTGGGCCGGCTGCCGGGCGAGATCTTCGTCCACCGCAACGTCGGCAACGTGGTGGTGCACACCGACCTGAACTGCCTCTCGGTGCTCCAGTACGGTATCGAGGTGCTGGGGGTGAAGCACGTCATCGTCTGCGGGCACTACGGCTGCGGCGGGGTAGCGGCCGCCATGAGCCCGGACCCGCGCGGGCTCATCGACAACTGGCTGCGCCACGTGCGCGACGTCTACATGGCGCACCGCGACGAGCTGGAGCGCCTCGACGACCCGGTGGCGCGCCAGGACCGGCTGTGCGAGCTCAACGTGGCGGCCCAGGTCGCGAACGTCTGCCACACCACCATCGTCCAGGACGCCTGGCGGCGCGGCCAGCCGCTCGCGGTCCACGGCTGGATCTACACGCTCGCGGACGGGCTCCTGCACGACCTCGACCTGGTGGTGCAGTCGGCGGAGCAGGTCCCGGCGGCGTACCGGATGCGCTGA
- a CDS encoding c-type cytochrome, with product MRNLLAGIALGVALVLAAALLFLTQGGMPVATRGGPLPLERFLASRALHHAMGRDARRPAPIPADGPNLVAGAKVYSANCQVCHGAPGEAQPSPIARGMFPRPPSLLAPGHGVADDPVGETYWKVKHGIRLTGMPGFEETLSEEELWQVSLLLREAEHLPGPVRAALR from the coding sequence ATGAGGAACCTGCTCGCCGGGATCGCCCTCGGGGTCGCGCTCGTGCTCGCCGCCGCGCTCCTCTTCTTGACGCAGGGTGGCATGCCGGTCGCGACCCGGGGCGGACCCCTGCCCCTGGAGCGGTTCCTCGCGAGCCGCGCGCTGCACCACGCGATGGGGAGGGACGCGCGGCGCCCGGCCCCCATCCCCGCCGACGGGCCGAACCTCGTCGCGGGGGCGAAGGTCTACAGCGCGAACTGCCAGGTGTGCCACGGCGCGCCCGGCGAGGCGCAGCCCTCGCCCATCGCGCGCGGCATGTTCCCGCGGCCGCCCAGCCTCCTCGCGCCGGGCCACGGCGTCGCCGACGACCCGGTGGGCGAGACCTACTGGAAGGTGAAGCACGGCATCCGCCTCACCGGGATGCCCGGCTTCGAGGAGACGCTGAGCGAGGAGGAGCTGTGGCAGGTGAGCCTGCTCCTCCGCGAGGCCGAGCACCTGCCCGGCCCGGTGAGGGCGGCGCTCCGCTGA
- a CDS encoding MFS transporter: protein MPRPRELPPPGQVRYGAPAGRWVLLAAVLGSALAFVDATVVNIALPRLGADLGAGAAGLQWTVNGYALSLASLVLLGGSLGDRYGRRRVFVTGVTWFALASLACGLAPSLAALVAARVLQGVGGALLTPGALALLETSFHPDDRARAIGAWSGLGGLAGALGPFLGGWLVQVASWRLVFLVNAPLAAVVVAVALRHVPESRDPGAARRLDVPGALAAAAGLAGLTYGFTAWPALGAGAPAVQAALAAGAAGLLAFLAVERATDHPMLPLEVFRSRVFSAANLVTFAVYAALGGVFFLLVLELQVVARFTPLAAGTALLPVTVLMLLLSARAGALAQRIGPRLPMTAGPLLCAGALLLLARVGAGATYLRTVLPGVVVLGLGLSLTVAPLTAAALGAVDERHAGVASGVNNAVARAAGLLAVAVLPLAAGLGAGSLTDPAALAPAYRAAMLLCAALLALAAVVAFLGIPPRSRGERSRVRGMLRARLYLR, encoded by the coding sequence ATGCCGCGCCCCCGCGAGCTCCCGCCGCCCGGCCAGGTCCGCTACGGCGCGCCCGCCGGGCGCTGGGTGCTCCTCGCCGCCGTGCTCGGCTCCGCGCTCGCCTTCGTCGATGCCACGGTGGTGAACATCGCGCTGCCGCGCCTCGGCGCGGACCTCGGCGCCGGCGCCGCCGGCCTGCAGTGGACCGTCAACGGCTACGCGCTCAGCCTGGCCTCGCTCGTCCTGCTCGGAGGCTCCCTCGGCGACCGCTACGGCCGGCGGCGCGTCTTCGTCACCGGGGTGACCTGGTTCGCGCTGGCCTCGCTCGCCTGCGGGCTCGCGCCCAGCCTCGCGGCGCTCGTCGCCGCCCGCGTCCTCCAGGGCGTGGGGGGCGCGCTGCTCACGCCGGGCGCCCTCGCGCTCCTCGAGACGTCCTTCCACCCGGACGACCGCGCCCGCGCCATCGGCGCCTGGTCGGGGCTGGGCGGCCTCGCCGGCGCGCTGGGCCCGTTCCTCGGCGGGTGGCTGGTGCAGGTCGCGAGCTGGCGCCTCGTCTTCCTCGTCAACGCGCCGCTGGCGGCGGTGGTCGTCGCGGTCGCGCTCCGCCACGTGCCCGAGTCGCGTGACCCGGGCGCCGCGCGCCGCCTGGACGTCCCCGGGGCGCTCGCCGCGGCCGCGGGCCTGGCCGGGCTCACCTACGGGTTCACCGCCTGGCCGGCGCTCGGCGCGGGCGCGCCGGCCGTCCAGGCGGCGCTCGCCGCCGGCGCGGCGGGCCTGCTCGCCTTCCTGGCCGTCGAGCGCGCCACGGATCACCCCATGCTGCCGCTGGAGGTGTTCCGCTCCCGCGTCTTCAGCGCAGCGAACCTGGTCACCTTCGCCGTCTACGCGGCGCTCGGCGGCGTGTTCTTCCTGCTCGTCCTCGAGCTGCAGGTGGTCGCCCGGTTCACGCCGCTCGCCGCCGGGACCGCCCTCTTGCCCGTCACCGTGCTGATGCTCCTCCTCTCGGCGCGCGCCGGCGCGCTCGCCCAGCGCATCGGCCCACGGCTCCCCATGACCGCCGGTCCGCTCCTCTGCGCCGGGGCCCTGCTCCTGCTGGCGCGAGTCGGCGCGGGCGCCACCTACCTGCGCACGGTGCTCCCCGGGGTGGTGGTGCTCGGGCTGGGCCTCTCCCTGACGGTCGCGCCGCTCACCGCCGCCGCCCTCGGCGCGGTCGACGAGCGCCACGCCGGCGTCGCGAGCGGCGTGAACAACGCGGTGGCGCGCGCCGCGGGCCTGCTGGCGGTGGCGGTGCTCCCGCTCGCGGCGGGGCTCGGCGCGGGGAGCCTCACCGATCCCGCCGCCCTGGCGCCCGCCTACCGCGCGGCCATGCTGCTCTGCGCGGCCCTCCTCGCGCTGGCCGCCGTCGTCGCCTTCCTCGGGATCCCCCCGCGGAGCCGGGGCGAGCGCTCACGCGTTCGGGGGATGCTCCGCGCGCGGCTGTACCTCCGGTGA
- the urtE gene encoding urea ABC transporter ATP-binding subunit UrtE has translation MLSVEDVHQHYGGSHILRGVSLEAAPGQVTVLLGRNGVGKTTLLRSIVGLVPVSAGRVAFGGADLTGAPAHARARAGIGYVPQGREIFPRLTVEENLLMGLATRRRGAAVPERVFALFPALRALLGRRGGDLSGGQQQQLAIGRALAMEPSLLILDEPTEGIQPSIIRDIERAIRALAAEGRMAILLVEQYYEFARSLADRYLVMERGEIVRRGAGAEMERDGVRQLLAL, from the coding sequence ATGCTGAGCGTCGAGGACGTCCACCAGCACTACGGCGGCAGCCACATCCTGCGCGGCGTCTCGCTCGAGGCGGCGCCGGGCCAGGTGACGGTGCTGCTCGGCCGGAACGGCGTCGGCAAGACCACGCTCCTCCGGTCGATCGTGGGCCTCGTGCCCGTCTCCGCGGGCCGGGTGGCGTTCGGCGGGGCCGACCTCACCGGCGCGCCGGCGCACGCCCGCGCCCGGGCCGGCATCGGCTACGTGCCCCAGGGGCGCGAGATCTTCCCCCGCCTCACGGTGGAGGAGAACCTCCTCATGGGCCTCGCCACCCGGCGGCGCGGGGCGGCCGTCCCGGAGCGGGTGTTCGCGCTCTTCCCCGCGCTGCGGGCGCTCCTCGGCCGGCGCGGGGGCGACCTCTCGGGCGGCCAGCAGCAGCAGCTCGCGATCGGGCGCGCGCTCGCCATGGAGCCGTCGCTCCTCATCCTCGACGAGCCCACCGAGGGCATCCAGCCGTCGATCATCCGCGACATCGAGCGCGCCATCCGCGCGCTCGCCGCCGAGGGCCGGATGGCGATCCTCCTCGTCGAGCAGTACTACGAGTTCGCGCGCTCGCTCGCCGACCGCTACCTGGTCATGGAGCGCGGCGAGATCGTGCGGCGAGGCGCAGGAGCGGAGATGGAGCGCGACGGCGTGCGCCAGCTGCTGGCGCTCTGA
- the urtB gene encoding urea ABC transporter permease subunit UrtB: MRALRHLLLAAACAAAAPAAALDAVAVRRLASDDAAEKLAAVRALAQAPDPDALRVLRALSEGALQVAGDEVLIAAGDRVLDAVTGAEVRPAPEDRQDVTFNNRVRRELEAALAAARLLDPDRRARLAAAQALAGAPEAALSPLVLRALQEEQDPEIRALLATARAEAQLRDPAPAARRAAVDDLAAHGGPRARALVARLAGDGGEPDREVREAARRALSAIDARLARGELLARLFSGLSLGSILLLGALGLAITYGVMGVINMAHGELLMVGAYAAFAVQGAFRRFLPGAFDWYPLAAVPVAFLAAALVGAALERTVIRFLYRRPLETLLATWGASLLLVQAARMAFGAQNVVVANPAWMSGGLALAGAVLPWNRVVIVAFALAVLGAVGLVLQRTRLGMFVRAVTQNREMASCVGVSTGRVDTLAFALGSGIAGLGGLALSQVANVGPDMGQGYIVDAFMVVVLGGVGQLAGAVGAALGLGVASKLLEGWAGAVIAKIAVLAFVIVFIQKRPQGLFAAKGRLVEG; encoded by the coding sequence ATGCGCGCGCTCCGCCACCTCCTCCTCGCCGCCGCCTGCGCGGCCGCCGCGCCCGCCGCCGCCCTCGACGCCGTCGCGGTGCGCCGGCTCGCCTCCGACGACGCCGCGGAGAAGCTCGCCGCGGTGAGAGCGCTCGCGCAGGCGCCCGACCCGGACGCGCTGCGTGTCCTCCGGGCGCTCTCGGAGGGCGCCCTCCAGGTCGCGGGGGACGAGGTGCTCATCGCGGCGGGTGACCGCGTCCTCGACGCGGTCACCGGCGCCGAGGTGCGGCCGGCCCCCGAGGACCGGCAGGACGTCACCTTCAACAACCGCGTGCGCCGCGAGCTCGAGGCGGCGCTCGCCGCCGCGCGCCTGCTCGATCCCGACCGGCGCGCCCGGCTCGCGGCGGCCCAGGCGCTGGCCGGCGCGCCCGAGGCGGCGCTCTCCCCGCTGGTCCTCCGCGCGCTCCAGGAGGAGCAGGACCCCGAGATCCGCGCCCTCCTCGCCACGGCGCGGGCGGAGGCGCAGCTCCGCGACCCGGCCCCCGCCGCACGGCGTGCCGCCGTGGATGACCTGGCGGCGCACGGCGGGCCGCGCGCGCGGGCGCTGGTGGCGCGGCTCGCCGGCGATGGCGGGGAGCCCGACCGCGAGGTGCGCGAGGCGGCGCGGCGCGCCCTCTCGGCCATCGACGCGCGCCTCGCGCGCGGCGAGCTCCTGGCGCGCCTCTTCTCCGGGCTGTCGCTCGGGAGCATCCTCCTCCTCGGCGCGCTCGGCCTCGCCATCACCTACGGCGTCATGGGCGTCATCAACATGGCGCACGGCGAGCTGCTCATGGTGGGCGCCTACGCCGCCTTCGCGGTGCAGGGGGCCTTCCGGCGCTTCCTGCCGGGCGCCTTCGACTGGTACCCGCTGGCGGCCGTCCCGGTCGCCTTCCTGGCGGCGGCGCTGGTGGGCGCCGCCCTCGAGCGGACCGTGATCCGCTTCCTCTACCGGCGGCCGCTCGAGACGCTGCTCGCGACCTGGGGCGCGAGCCTGCTCCTCGTGCAGGCGGCGCGGATGGCGTTCGGAGCGCAGAACGTGGTGGTCGCGAACCCGGCCTGGATGTCGGGCGGCCTCGCGCTGGCGGGCGCGGTGCTGCCCTGGAACCGCGTCGTCATCGTCGCCTTCGCGCTGGCGGTGCTGGGGGCGGTGGGGCTCGTCCTGCAGCGCACGCGGCTCGGGATGTTCGTCCGGGCCGTGACGCAGAACCGGGAGATGGCGAGCTGCGTCGGCGTCTCCACCGGCCGCGTCGACACGCTCGCCTTCGCGCTCGGGTCCGGCATCGCCGGGCTGGGCGGCCTCGCCCTGTCGCAGGTCGCGAACGTCGGGCCGGACATGGGCCAGGGCTACATCGTCGACGCCTTCATGGTGGTGGTGCTGGGCGGCGTGGGCCAGCTGGCCGGCGCGGTGGGCGCCGCGCTCGGGCTGGGCGTCGCGAGCAAGCTCCTCGAGGGTTGGGCGGGCGCGGTCATCGCCAAGATCGCGGTGCTCGCCTTCGTCATCGTCTTCATCCAGAAGCGCCCCCAGGGGCTGTTCGCGGCGAAGGGCCGCCTGGTGGAGGGGTGA
- the urtD gene encoding urea ABC transporter ATP-binding protein UrtD — MTPGQAPGGDGVLRSAGSVHPVVPGVLDVTHDVILYLEDITVTFNGFRALDRLTLYVGVGELRALIGPNGAGKTTLMDVVTGKTRPDSGTAYFGQTMDLTRMSEAEIARAGIGRKFQKPTVFEQHTVFENLELALRGDRRARRSLFARLDADARDRIADTLRLVRLGAEADRPAGLLSHGQKQWLEIGMLLAQDPQLLLLDEPVAGMTDDETERTAELVKSLAGQRSVVVVEHDMEFVEGLDCQVTVLDEGAVLAEGSLAAVQRDPRVVEVYLGR, encoded by the coding sequence GTGACCCCGGGCCAGGCGCCCGGCGGGGACGGGGTCCTGCGGAGCGCGGGGAGCGTGCACCCCGTCGTCCCCGGCGTGCTCGACGTCACCCACGACGTCATCCTGTACCTCGAGGACATCACCGTCACCTTCAACGGCTTCCGCGCCCTCGACCGGCTCACGCTCTACGTCGGCGTGGGCGAGCTGCGCGCGCTCATCGGCCCGAACGGCGCCGGCAAGACGACGCTCATGGACGTCGTCACCGGCAAGACGCGGCCCGACTCCGGGACCGCCTACTTCGGCCAGACGATGGACCTCACCCGCATGAGCGAGGCGGAGATCGCGCGCGCCGGCATCGGGCGCAAGTTCCAGAAGCCCACCGTCTTCGAGCAGCACACCGTCTTCGAGAACCTGGAGCTGGCGCTCCGGGGGGACCGCCGGGCGCGGCGCAGCCTCTTCGCGCGGCTCGACGCCGACGCGCGCGACCGGATCGCCGACACGCTGCGCCTCGTCCGCCTCGGCGCCGAGGCGGACCGGCCGGCCGGGCTCCTCTCCCACGGCCAGAAGCAGTGGCTCGAGATCGGGATGCTGCTGGCGCAGGACCCGCAGCTCCTGCTCCTCGACGAGCCGGTGGCCGGCATGACCGACGACGAGACGGAGCGCACCGCGGAGCTGGTGAAGTCGCTCGCGGGCCAGCGCTCGGTGGTGGTGGTCGAGCACGACATGGAGTTCGTGGAGGGGCTCGACTGCCAGGTGACGGTGCTCGACGAGGGCGCGGTGCTGGCGGAGGGCTCGCTGGCGGCGGTGCAGCGCGATCCGAGGGTCGTCGAGGTCTACCTGGGGCGGTGA
- the urtC gene encoding urea ABC transporter permease subunit UrtC: MDAASRADLLALPRWPRARSSWLPAAALGAAALAVVLVPALHLLAPAGSRLHVSAYALTLGGKLLCYAIAAVALDLIWGYAGILSLGHGLFFALGGYACGMYLMRAIGREGVYGADLPDFMVFLDWKALPWFWRGTDHAGWALLLVLVVPALVALVFGAFAFRSRIKGVYFSIITQALTYAAMLLFFRNETGFGGNNGFTDFKRILGFPIAAPATRAALFLLSAAALGGALALSRWLVRSRFGRVLTAVRDAEPRVRFLGYDPLPYKLGVWTLSAVLCAVAGALYVPQVGIINPSEMSPASSIEIAIWVAVGGRGTLLGAVAGAFLVNLAKSWFTVAFPEYWLLFLGALFIAVTRFLPDGVVGLSQRLLRRRAA; this comes from the coding sequence GTGGACGCCGCCAGCCGCGCCGACCTGCTCGCCCTGCCGCGCTGGCCGCGCGCGCGGAGCTCCTGGCTGCCGGCGGCGGCGCTGGGGGCAGCCGCGCTGGCCGTCGTGCTCGTCCCGGCGCTGCACCTGCTCGCGCCGGCCGGCAGCCGGCTCCACGTCTCCGCCTATGCGCTCACGCTGGGCGGGAAGCTCCTGTGCTACGCCATCGCGGCCGTCGCCCTCGACCTCATCTGGGGTTACGCCGGGATCCTCTCGCTGGGGCACGGGCTCTTCTTCGCGCTCGGCGGCTACGCCTGCGGCATGTACCTCATGCGCGCCATCGGGCGCGAGGGCGTCTACGGCGCCGACCTGCCGGACTTCATGGTGTTCCTCGACTGGAAGGCGCTGCCCTGGTTCTGGCGCGGCACCGACCACGCCGGGTGGGCGCTCCTGCTCGTGCTCGTCGTCCCGGCGCTGGTCGCGCTCGTCTTCGGCGCGTTCGCGTTCAGGTCGCGCATCAAGGGCGTCTACTTCTCCATCATCACCCAGGCGCTCACCTACGCGGCGATGCTGCTCTTCTTCCGCAACGAGACCGGCTTCGGCGGCAACAACGGGTTCACCGACTTCAAGCGGATCCTGGGCTTCCCCATCGCCGCGCCCGCCACGCGGGCGGCGCTGTTCCTCCTCTCGGCGGCCGCGCTGGGCGGGGCGCTCGCGCTGAGCCGCTGGCTCGTGCGCTCGCGCTTCGGGCGCGTCCTCACCGCCGTCCGCGACGCCGAGCCGCGGGTCCGCTTCCTCGGCTACGACCCGCTCCCCTACAAGCTAGGCGTCTGGACCCTGTCCGCGGTGCTGTGCGCGGTGGCCGGCGCGCTGTACGTCCCGCAGGTCGGGATCATCAACCCCTCCGAGATGTCGCCCGCCAGCTCGATCGAGATCGCCATCTGGGTGGCGGTGGGCGGGCGCGGCACGCTCCTCGGGGCGGTGGCGGGCGCGTTCCTGGTGAACCTGGCGAAGAGCTGGTTCACGGTCGCCTTCCCCGAGTACTGGCTCCTCTTCCTGGGCGCCCTCTTCATCGCGGTGACGCGCTTCCTGCCGGACGGCGTGGTCGGGCTCTCGCAGCGGCTCCTGCGCCGGAGGGCGGCGTGA
- a CDS encoding universal stress protein, with protein sequence MATWRKICCALDFSAPSRAAFEQAAELAVNLHAELLLVHVRPPAGAKALFAPPGRRAPDGRADDDELRSWTREAQERAGGLATSLELGGEPADEIARCAQEFGCDLVVVGTHGRTGLRRAALGSVAEGVVQLARCPVLVVPAPAAAP encoded by the coding sequence ATGGCCACCTGGCGAAAGATCTGCTGCGCGCTCGACTTCTCCGCGCCGTCGCGCGCGGCGTTCGAGCAGGCCGCGGAGCTCGCCGTGAACCTCCACGCCGAGTTGCTGCTCGTGCACGTCCGGCCCCCCGCGGGCGCGAAGGCGCTGTTCGCTCCACCCGGCCGCCGGGCCCCGGACGGACGGGCGGACGACGACGAGCTGCGGAGCTGGACGCGGGAGGCGCAGGAGCGCGCGGGCGGGCTCGCGACCTCGCTCGAGCTCGGGGGCGAGCCGGCCGACGAGATCGCGCGCTGCGCCCAGGAGTTCGGCTGCGACCTCGTCGTGGTGGGCACCCACGGCCGGACCGGCCTGCGCCGCGCCGCGCTCGGCTCGGTGGCCGAGGGCGTGGTGCAGCTGGCGCGGTGCCCCGTCCTGGTCGTGCCGGCGCCCGCCGCCGCGCCGTGA
- the aceA gene encoding isocitrate lyase ICL2, with amino-acid sequence MDFQSEVAEVRRWFASPRFAGLKRVYSAREVVEQRGTIRPDYAVARGAAEAFYARLRQLFGEQRCITTFGPYSPGQAVAMKRMGIEGIYLGGWATSAKGSAHEDPGPDLASYPLSQVPDEAAPIVRALLTADKNQFHTRARMTEEQRRATPEVDFRPFIIADADTGHGGDAHVRNLIRRFVEVGVPGYHIEDQKPGVKKCGHQGGKVLVSEDEQLKRLSAARFQLDLMGVPGILVARTDAESATLLDGRGDDRDQPFLLGATHLSLPTFKAAFLAILRRFQRVGVEELSGHELYALCEEEYAAADAWLEKNGFGQAIEAAAAALAKGAVAGVDAALDRVFDKFVDAWQQEAGISTYAEAVGNAIAFRAHEGDAPAMTQEAWLAFAARAPLYQAREKARALGLDVTWDCEHAKTPDGYYQVRGGIDYAIAKSLAAAPFADLLWMETKTADLADAKRFADAIHAAFPDKMLAYNLSPSFNWDTTGMNDEQMRRFPEELGKMGFVFNFITYGGHQIDGLAAEEFATALRQDGMLALARLQRKFRLLESGYRTPQTLVGGPRADAGLMSISGRTSTTKAMGQGSTQHQHLVQTEVPPKLLEEWLDLWRKQHGVSAKLRVALKPITAGSDLLQLQVLSADGEKKLDVTFASIHDRRGRSILSVRDQNTFDLALRRKRLMTVAQLFLFHRYKVDSVHYVTPTEDNERQAEGMKALGLFGTVTQEVGEIIVADVQKARVKELVAPDRKALAALIG; translated from the coding sequence ATGGATTTCCAGAGCGAGGTGGCCGAGGTCCGCCGCTGGTTCGCGAGCCCCCGGTTCGCCGGCCTGAAGCGCGTCTACTCGGCGCGCGAGGTGGTGGAGCAACGCGGCACCATCCGGCCCGACTACGCGGTGGCGCGCGGCGCCGCCGAGGCGTTCTACGCGCGCCTCCGCCAGCTCTTCGGCGAGCAGCGGTGCATCACCACCTTCGGGCCGTACTCGCCCGGGCAAGCGGTGGCGATGAAGCGGATGGGGATCGAGGGCATCTACCTCGGCGGCTGGGCCACCTCGGCCAAGGGCTCGGCGCACGAGGATCCCGGCCCCGACCTCGCGAGCTACCCGCTCTCCCAGGTGCCCGACGAGGCGGCGCCCATCGTCCGCGCCCTCCTCACCGCCGACAAGAACCAGTTTCACACCCGCGCCCGCATGACCGAGGAGCAGCGCAGGGCGACGCCGGAGGTGGACTTCCGGCCGTTCATCATCGCCGACGCGGACACCGGCCACGGCGGCGACGCGCACGTCCGCAACCTCATCCGGCGGTTCGTGGAGGTGGGCGTCCCCGGCTACCACATCGAGGACCAGAAGCCGGGCGTGAAGAAGTGCGGGCACCAGGGCGGCAAGGTGCTCGTGTCCGAGGACGAGCAGCTGAAGCGCCTCTCCGCGGCGCGGTTCCAGCTCGACCTCATGGGCGTGCCGGGGATCCTGGTGGCGCGCACCGACGCCGAGTCGGCCACCCTGCTCGACGGCCGCGGCGACGACCGCGACCAGCCGTTCCTGCTCGGCGCCACCCACCTCTCGCTGCCCACCTTCAAGGCGGCCTTCCTCGCCATCCTGCGGCGCTTCCAGCGCGTCGGGGTGGAGGAGCTCTCCGGGCACGAGCTGTACGCGCTGTGCGAGGAGGAGTACGCCGCCGCCGACGCCTGGCTCGAGAAGAACGGCTTCGGGCAGGCGATCGAGGCCGCCGCCGCGGCGCTGGCGAAGGGCGCCGTGGCCGGGGTGGACGCCGCGCTCGACCGCGTCTTCGACAAGTTCGTGGACGCCTGGCAGCAGGAGGCGGGGATCTCGACCTACGCCGAGGCGGTCGGGAACGCCATCGCCTTCCGCGCCCACGAGGGCGACGCGCCGGCCATGACGCAGGAGGCCTGGCTCGCCTTCGCGGCGCGCGCGCCGCTCTACCAGGCGCGCGAGAAGGCGCGCGCGCTCGGGCTCGACGTCACCTGGGACTGCGAGCACGCCAAGACGCCCGACGGCTACTACCAGGTGCGGGGCGGGATCGACTACGCCATCGCCAAGTCGCTGGCGGCGGCGCCGTTCGCCGACCTGCTCTGGATGGAGACCAAGACCGCCGACCTCGCCGACGCGAAGCGGTTCGCCGACGCCATCCACGCCGCCTTCCCGGACAAGATGCTCGCCTACAACCTGTCGCCCTCCTTCAACTGGGACACGACCGGCATGAACGACGAGCAGATGCGGCGCTTCCCCGAGGAGCTGGGGAAGATGGGCTTCGTCTTCAACTTCATCACCTACGGCGGGCACCAGATCGACGGGCTCGCGGCCGAGGAGTTCGCGACCGCCCTCCGCCAGGACGGCATGCTGGCGCTGGCGCGGCTGCAGCGGAAGTTCCGCCTGCTCGAGTCGGGCTACCGCACGCCGCAGACGCTGGTGGGCGGCCCGCGCGCCGACGCGGGGCTCATGTCGATCTCGGGGCGCACCTCCACCACCAAGGCCATGGGCCAGGGCTCGACCCAGCACCAGCACCTCGTCCAGACCGAGGTGCCGCCCAAGCTGCTCGAGGAGTGGCTCGACCTCTGGAGGAAGCAGCACGGGGTCTCGGCCAAGCTGCGGGTGGCGCTGAAGCCCATCACCGCCGGCTCCGACCTGCTCCAGCTCCAGGTGCTCTCCGCCGACGGGGAGAAGAAGCTCGACGTGACGTTCGCGAGCATCCACGACCGGCGCGGGCGCAGCATCCTGTCGGTGCGCGACCAGAACACCTTCGACCTCGCGCTCCGCCGCAAGCGCCTCATGACGGTGGCGCAGCTCTTCCTCTTCCACCGCTACAAGGTGGACTCGGTGCACTACGTCACGCCGACCGAGGACAACGAGCGCCAGGCCGAGGGCATGAAGGCGCTCGGGCTCTTCGGGACGGTCACCCAGGAGGTGGGCGAGATCATCGTCGCCGACGTCCAGAAGGCGCGCGTGAAGGAGCTCGTGGCGCCGGACCGGAAGGCGCTCGCGGCGCTCATCGGCTAG